The sequence CGCCCACAGGTAAAAAGATTGAGCGTCGGCACGGAAAATCAAGTTTCGGCGCCGAATTTCCTGCAATAAACTGGCCGGGAACGAGGAAAGGGCCCGTGAAATGCGCATCTACGGATTGAAGAACTGCGACACCTGCCGAAAGGCGCTGAAGGCGCTGCCGGGGGCGGAACTGGTGGACGTGCGCGCCGACGGCATGGACCCGGCGGTGCTCGATGCCGCGCTCGCGCAGTTCGAGGGGGCGCTGGTGAACACGCGGTCGGCGACCTGGCGGGGTCTGGACGAGGCGGATCGCGCGCTGCCCGCGCGCGACCTGATCCTCGCGCATCCCGCGGTGATGAAACGCCCGGTGATCGCGGTGGGGGATGCGCTGTTCCTCGGCTGGTCGCCGCAGACCCACGCGCAGATCAAGGCGCTGTCCTAGCGCCGACCGGCTCAGGCGGGCCGTCGCGCGCCGCGCAGCGCCCGGTCGAACGATACCGGCCCCGCGCCCTTGATGATCAGCACCACCAGCAGGAACAGCCAGAGCGCGCGCTGGTCCAGCAACAGGGCGTCGGGAAACCGGTCGAACCACGCACCCAGCGCGGCAGACTGC is a genomic window of Sulfitobacter alexandrii containing:
- a CDS encoding arsenate reductase family protein, giving the protein MRIYGLKNCDTCRKALKALPGAELVDVRADGMDPAVLDAALAQFEGALVNTRSATWRGLDEADRALPARDLILAHPAVMKRPVIAVGDALFLGWSPQTHAQIKALS